In Jaculus jaculus isolate mJacJac1 chromosome 4, mJacJac1.mat.Y.cur, whole genome shotgun sequence, a single genomic region encodes these proteins:
- the LOC123460029 gene encoding protein POLR1D-like, with amino-acid sequence MEEGQELENKAVEELLKGGGGKGKRGKTRAETMRPTGQRKYPLAGTNRKFLINIIKSTVLAAHKEQEHEQSEDSKEPMKIQDQKEVNPKKLISHPNKHSVHPARGRVGYTSPKETGLPMGQV; translated from the coding sequence aTGGAAGAGGGCCAGGAACTGGAGAATAAAGCAGTAGAAGAACTGctaaaggggggagggggaaagggcaAGCGTGGGAAAACTAGAGCGGAAACAATGAGACCTACTGGCCAGAGGAAGTATCCTCTCGCTGGTACCAATAGAAAATTCCTAATTAACATAATTAAGAGCACAGTGCTCGCTGCTCATAAAGAGCAAGAGCATGAACAATCGGAGGACAGTAAGGAGCCCATGAAAATCCAGGACCAGAAGGAAGTGAACCCCAAGAAGCTCATAAGCCACCCCAACAAGCACAGTGTGCACCCAGCCCGAGGTAGGGTGGGCTACACGTCCCCCAAGGAAACGGGTCTCCCCATGGGACAGGTGTGA